In Chitinophagaceae bacterium, the genomic window GCGCAACTGCTGCTGGCAAATGCTTCGGGTTTTGCTTTAAATGCAAATCCCATACCCAGTATGTAACCCATGGCTTCCCTTAGCGCTTCGTTACTTTTAAAGTGCGGATTGGTGTTAATGTCGGCATGAACTTCCATATCAACATTGTATTCGGTAAACAAGTTGCACAGTTCATACGCAATTTCAATGCTTTTGGCAACCTCTACCAGCATGCGCTCTTTAATACTGTACCGGTGCAGTGTTTTTTCGTTGTGGATAAACATAAACCCACCGTGGCCTTCCCTCAAAAAAACAATTACAGTGGCAAATTCGGTTTCCCTGCTTTTTACCTGGCTGTCGGTTCCAATACACACTTTTAGCCTGAAGCCATTTGCAGTTTCTCTTTTTATGGCGTTTTCTACGGCATCTTTAATGGGTAATTTCAGGTTGTCACCATTGAATTTTCTCCAGAGCATAGTGTATTCAGTTTTTTAAATTTACCTATTAATTTAAAGAAACCAATAAAATATACTTCAGCATTGGGCAAAACTGTGGATATGTAGATAAAATTTTTTTTTGCTTCGCCTGCAATTAAGCCATAGAAAAGCTAGAAATAGAAAACCTCCCCTGCATTTTTTGCCCGGTAAAAAAAATCAATAAAAATAAAAAAAA contains:
- a CDS encoding ribonuclease H-like YkuK family protein, yielding MLWRKFNGDNLKLPIKDAVENAIKRETANGFRLKVCIGTDSQVKSRETEFATVIVFLREGHGGFMFIHNEKTLHRYSIKERMLVEVAKSIEIAYELCNLFTEYNVDMEVHADINTNPHFKSNEALREAMGYILGMGFAFKAKPEAFASSSCANKVVN